Within the Syngnathoides biaculeatus isolate LvHL_M chromosome 13, ASM1980259v1, whole genome shotgun sequence genome, the region ttacggatgcccttcctgacgcaacccttctcagggagtggaggccccagtgggatacgaacccacaacccctggtttatcaaaccagtgctctaaccactgagctacggggcctcacagtaataaatacattgtaaggaatgaaatgttttttgccgcatttttttttttttttttgcttcatttcaatGTCATGTTGCTGTTCCTTCTGGTATGTGCGCTTTGCATGATAAAACAGATAAACCGGTTAAAACGCCTCAGTAAGACGCCAGTACTAgtagtcatttttcacagaggataaagaacataCATCTGAGTATTGTTGAATTCTCTCTTTATGTGTAGCTTGACCATTTGTGTACAAATATCCTTTGAATCCTATGAAGGATTATAACAGGACACCATTGCGTTGTTCGTAAGCATCAACCGAAGCGGActgaaaatcaaaatgtggTTGTTTAAAATTCATGATGATATGAGTACTGAGGATGGGATTGTAATCAAAGTGCTCCTGTGTGTGAAAGTGATGGTGACAAGTAAGGTGATACGACACTGATCTTTGTGTTATTCCGCTGTGATGCGCTTCAGCTGTTAGAAATAGCCACCTTTGCCGTGTCAACAAGTTTGACCTTATCGCTCCGGTGAATTGAACTAGTAACACTTGCCACTTTGTTCTCGATGAAGAAATACTGGAAAATCGCCTCTGACGGGTTTCACAATGCAATCGGTGTTATCCTGACCTCTGCTTAGGTGTTTCAACACTGGAATGTTTGTGGGGTGATTCTGATAAAAAGCGCATGGCTTAACGGGGACAAAATAGCACTTAAGGTGTTGACTTTTGTTTGGTGTGTTCATGATGTTATGTTCAAGGACTTTGGTGAGGTGAAGAGGTGAGGTCACGATGTTTGAGGCCATTTATGCACGTATGGCAGTAAATCctgatccttttttgttttgcatttagtATTCATGGATGACCTCAGCCAAGACCAAAACTACAATAAAGTAAAACCACAATGACCTTTTGAAGAAGGTCCTGAtctttcattcttttattttccaagctgcttaccctcacaagggtcgcaggtgcccatcccagctaacatgGGGccaaaggtggactacacccagaactgctCGCCAGTCAGCCGcggggcacatatcgacaccgtcactgagcgggactcgatcccacactgcccagcCCAagacaggtgtgtgtaccacgacactaTCAGTAACTCTGATGAGTtgtgattatccatccatccattttgctcgGCGCTTatcccgagaggggttgcgtcaggaagggcatccagcgtaaaaactgtgccaaacaaatatgagcgttcatctgagatgtcacactgtggtaacccctaatgggacaagcccaaagaaactTATAGAGAAATAAAACACTCAGTTGTTATTATCATGTCTCTAAAAGAATATTTAAAGTATTTTCCTCTGTCCTGTGTATGTTAGGACTGACTGAATGATTCGACCCCCCTCTTCCCAAAAGAGCTGGCAAAACCTCCAATTCTTAGACTCGCAAATGTTAAGATGTGTCCATGCATATCGATGATCGGGCCCAATTTTAGATTCCCACTTTGTGATGAAAGCCAGAGGCGGAGGTACTCTTCCAAACAGTCCTTCTTTGTCACTTGTGCTGTCTTTAGCCTCATTGTGTTGTCGGATCAGAGCAGAAAGCTTTGACCTGAAGTGCCGGAATGACGtagccattttgcattcatacAATGGGGGCCAAAATAAATGGTGTTATTTCAGCGATATGAATGCGTATGACTGCATGTCCTTACTCTTGTAAAGATTTGATGAAGTGTAATGGTTCTAACGAGTTGTTGTTAAAAACGTTAAATTAATTTCACTGTTCACTGTTGATCAAACGATATGAAAATGGCCGGCCCATTCAATGCACTTTCCTTTCACAACAGGTTCCACTGCCACCTTGACGGATGtcatcatacttttttttttctcttcaataTCACAAATACGCTTCTATCGTGAAGTatgataaataaatcaaatcataGTTTAGCTAAGCAAAATTGAACCGCTGACCTGCAGTCCTACTACTGAAGAGGAAATGTACTTGTGCTGGGAAACAGGAATGCTGCTCATGAGGTTTTGTAGCATGAGTGAGTAATTGGATtacgaaagaaagaaaaaggagtgTAAAGTTGAAGGCAACTCGTGCTTCTTTTACATAATTTCCCAGAAATTCAGCAGTTGactactgacaaaaaaaatcccagaactTTAATCATTTGCTTTTTCAACCTATTTTCAGACTGAGAAGGACTCCACACTTGATGAGGAAAATCATCTGAAAAGCATTTTCTCCAACTTTTATCGTGTGTGGAGTTTAACCTGTTACCCGACACAGGTCACCACAAACAACCATGTCTGCTGTACGTCGTACCAAATGAGATCCAGACTACTGGGAAATACAAAGTTAAAAGCGTAGTCTGAGAAAAAGTGTTAACAGCACTTATAAGGATTTACTATCAGAAATAGGGATATGTTTAACATTTACGATAGTAGGCTCCGaatatggatgaaaaattaatCTTAGTTTTAATCGCTCAGAGACATATGATAATCAGGCTTTAGCTAATTGTGAtcacaaagtgtgtgtgtgggggggggggggcatgctcAGTTTTGGCCTCTCACTATGGCGCTTAATTGGTTAACATTCTGATTCATTCCATTATCACAGAGACGGTGGCTCGGATAAGACCGGTGTTGATTGCACACAAAAGAAATCCAAAATATCGAACATCACATAACATAAACACTTTACATGGTCAGCACCAAATGTTTACCGTGCAGATAAGAGAGGCAAAACTTGAATCATCTTTCAGACCTCCAATAATAGAGTATCAAATTATCATGATTATCGATGTGTGCGGGTCCTGGTTAATAAATAACCGAGTCTGTGGCTAATCCCAATTTAACCACGCAGAAAAATTTCCAACTGTTAATACTGAACAGATTTAACACTGGTGCCACAccattttctgagtgggaaTAAAATTGCTCTCAATTCACCTCACACCACGTGATAAtcgctcaggataatcttttagaGACCTCTCGGGAAAAGAATTGGGTAAACCTTTCCAGCCAGTTGACGAAACGATCAAAAGTTCTTTTTCACACTGTCACTTATGTCAGGTACacaatttttaacatttaaaatttttaaagaCAGAAGTTTATTCAGCACAATCACAAAGTTTGAGACTCCTTGTTTTCCCCACACATCTGGATTTctcattgtaaatattgaacaggtacGATTGTCAGCTGCAACCCTTTTCCGGGTAGATCAGGGAAGTGAAATCCCTCTTAACATACCCCACACCGGAGGATGATAGCTCAGGAAAATCGTTCTGAGATCTGATAATCTGCCTTTTGTTTATGAGATGTCTCTAAAAGATCATCCTTAGTGATTATCACGTGGTGTGAAGTGATTCTcacaaaagacagaaaaacgTCTAGATTTTAAATGCTAAAAATTGTGTACGCAGCATAAGAGATAATGTTAAAAAGAACTATTGATCATTTCATCGACTGGCTAGAAGTGTTTACCCAATTTTTGCCAATCCCACACCGCCAGTGTTTTTCTATCCCCAGAAGAGATACGAAATGTGATTAAGAAAGATGTAAAATGGCCCCaattgcacaactgtgactcctTTGTAAAAAGCGCATCGCATAAACATTAACTTCGATTGACATGATTCAAACAACAAGACAAAAGGTCAAAAACTGACCCCGAAGTTGGGTCAACGCTCACTTATGCAACTGATCACCCATGGATCAGGGTCTGAGGTTCCTGCCTGATTGATCCTTTTGTCCAATTCTGCAACATGACCagtttttttaaagtgtgatTTAAGCTCCAGACTGGTGGAGAAGGGTGATTAATTGATAGGTGAATAATTATGGggaggacatttttttatttggtatATGTAAGGCTAATCCTGCAAATGCTACATAACCTTCGCATCACAGTTTGACGAGTTAAATGCTGTGACAAAAACAAGCCCAATTAGTTGACGAAGCGTTCCCAATATGTTTTGCCACATGAATTTTAAGGGTTTTGTTATGAAAGGTGCAGGTTGGTGGTCTCGTCTGGCCTCCAGCACCTTTTGTTCAGGCCACAAAATAAACCTTATGAACTGTCATCTGTGCACAGCAAGGGGTGGCGTCCTCTTCTATTTGTacagctttctttctttcattcttttttttcctctctttacaAGTAAGTTCTAAAAGGGAATAATGTAATGACAACCGCACTGCTGCTGGTACACTCCAAAACAGAACTTTGAACAAGCAAGTGTATTTGCGATTTTAAGGTTTTACAACCAAAATGTAGCGATTCTGCCACaaggtttatatttttaattcattttggtATTTAAAACTAGATCATTAAACATCCGTTTCATTTCTGCCCCATGTTGCTCCTTTTTGGACACTTTACTGCTGCCAAGTGTCAAACAGATAAACTTCATTTTATTCTTCCCTGGCCAAGTTTGGAGTACATTTTTACCAattgaataaatataaatataaaaaaagaacatgaaagtaggggaaaaaatttgaaataattgcagttttgatcttttttttggttgcacCATTGATTTGTGACAAcctaaatatatccatccatccattttctttgccgcttatcctcacgagggtcgcggggagtgctggagccgatcccagctgtcaacgggcaggaggcgaggtataccctgaactggttgccagccaatcgcagggcacatagagacaaacagccgcactcacaatcacaccttgcggcaatttagagtgtccaattaattttgcatgtttttgggacgtgggaggaaaccagagtggccggagaaaacccacgcaggcacggggagaccatgcaaactccacacaggcggggccggaatcgaacccgggtcctcagaactgtaaggccaacactttatagcTGACCCACAGTGCTGCAACCTATCTTAAAACGTTATTAAAAagtaatgaatgaatatttcaaTCCATGACTGACATGTTGCTGTGTCATTTCAAATATGAACTTAATGGGAGTTTTAAGTTTTATTGATTACAACTAGCAGTGCAGCAAGTAATTGATTAATCAACAAGTGATTATTAAATTAtctgttttgatcatttttatacattttaatttgaaattgtccaaacCCGTTCACTTTAAGCCTTTCAACTGTCAATACTGTATTCTCAAATATTAGTAGTCCCACATGAAAGTAGACTTTATTTTTGGGTTCAGTCCAagtaagacatttgcaaacttctgcttttactttggaaaagtaggagaaacatttttgtccattttctgataGGTTACACACCAAATTGGCAAGGGAATTATAATCAATTTGCAGTATGTCTACGCATGCGCACGATCAATTTGGAATggtgaaatgtacatttttcaaggaCATTTGagttctttttatatttttgattttataATAACCAATTCCTTTGAAACCCTGATTCCAATACAGGTTACGCATCAATAATTTGAAACTGCATGCCAAACAGAGTGATTCTCCCAATGAGTGAACAAGACACCAAACAAACACTCCCTTGGTTTTTGATGGTTATATTTGAACATGGGCATATTTTCTTGGCAGcatataaaaagaaagaaagaaaaagggaaaCAATGTCGAACAGCATAACCTCAatgtctcgctctctctttctctcacccGCTCACTTGCTCACTAGGACATCTCTGTAGAGCAAAGGTCCAACCGACTGACGAGATGCCCACCGGGCTTAAGTCGTTTCATATCAAAAGTTgtctttccacaaaaaaaaaaagtaacggaTCGTCCATTAGTCTCTAAACGACCGATAGAAATGCGAGTAAAAAGGTGATTTGATATACTCTCCTTTAGAAATGTCACACATCTTAGAAGTGCTGATAGAGCACAATTGGgtccaaaatgaatgaatgaatgaatgaatgaatgaatgaatgaagaagaGTGAGcctccatttttattgtttcctgGTACGGGAAATAACGAGTGCTACGTGAAAACAAACCCAGAAGTCTTCTCTGAGAGTCCCTGCTGAAACCTTATGAGTCAGGATTTGATCAGAATAGGCGTTTTAGTATGGTCATTGTATTCCAATGGGCCTGGAATCCAGAAGAAAGATCTGAATCCTATAAAGAAATGATAGAGTTGTTGGCATCTGGTACTGGCCAAAGGAGTTGTGAATCTGTTGGGTGATGGGAATGGAAAGGAGAGCCTCCTAGACAACCAAGAGCCTCCTCTAACTCAGCCCCAGTCCCTCTTATTATCCGTGATTGTTGTTTAACAGTCCACCATGGACTAGTTCCTTTCCTGCACAAATACAGTTTCTTGCGGACAAAGCCCTGCCTCCTGCAGCGTGATGTCATAGTCCAAGTGGGTGAGCTTCCGTCGTGGGAAGTTGGTCACGAGTTCGAAGCACTCGTTTGGGTAACCTTTGGACTGCACGTGTCTCACCAGCACCTTGAAATCACACGTTAATTAAGGTTAGGCAAAGTTAGGAACACGAGGACATAAATGACATCCAAGGAAGTATTGTAATTGACACATTTTGTTATGTTACAGTTTTAAAGTGTTAACGAGTTTAATTTATTCTGCAACATACTCGTAAGGCAAAACAGGCTAAtctgaaatcatctttcccaaTTGAAATAAATCCGCCCCccataaatcacatttttgcaATATGCTCAATTTTTCTCAAGGATTTACAGTactctattttaaaaaatgtacaccaaaaactgatttaaaaacagAACTAAATCGGGTAGGACACGACAATTTGCCAGCAAGCTACAAATGAATGTACACACattgtgctgtgaaaaagtatcaGCTCCTTtgtcaaattcttatatttttgcagtttccaaACTGTAATATTTGAGATCACCAAACAAATACCCAAGTGAACTtaatatgttgtttttaaatggcaACGTCATTTATGAAGTAAAACTGTTCAAatttacctggccctgtgtgaacaCATAATTAAAACACCACCCATTCTTAAATCTTGAGTTCATTGTGGCCAAACAATTATGTCACAGAATCTGTCCTGACAAAAGATTGTTTTAAAAAGCTgcaagaaaatgacaaattcaaaGAATTCCAGAGTAGCTGAGAAATAAAGGAACTGACATTCATGAGTCTGGAAAGGCTAACAAAagcctttttcttctttgatttTTGACTGCACTCtgaggtggttttttttttttttttttaaacaaaggaaaataaaagggaaaaatcTTACTTGTATTTTTTCAGTCAGTTTACagtttcttggtgtaaaatttCTCAAATTGTTCACAGAtgctattgtttttttgcttgaaagaagtttaccaaaaacaaaagaagtgtTTTGGGATTACGATTATGTTTACGATAACTGCTTTTCATTTCTGATAAGGTCCTGCTTCTCCAAGCCAATAAGAGATGCCACCAAACAAAAACTCACTCCAAAAGTACTGGAACAGCAAGgttaatttctttgtttttgttctatgATCTGTCTGGAGCTGTTTAACATATCTAAATGTAAATTCCattaaataaaagctggaaatctgaacttttgtctAATATCTTTCTTTCGATATGAAACACAAATGTCATCAgtatataacaaaaacaaaacaattggcctaacagttcaaatacttgggaggTGACTGTACATACCCTGTGTGTACAGACCCAAACACACagtgaaaatatacaaaaacaaatcagtCAATTATTGCCCTTTCATAAGAGAATGATGTCAGTGTTTGCTTTCATGTTATTTCAATGTGGAGAACAATGCTCGAACTTACCATAAGCTTTGCTTGAGATGACAAGGATATTTGCTCTCTTTGTCCGTCTGGGTAGCGAAGCATTAATCTGGCCTTGGGACCtgttttcaataaaaacaaacaaatactttgCTCATTTCCACATTTACAAGTCACATAGAGCACCATGAAAACGTGTAAGCTcctttatcaattttttttttttttgcataatttgcCCACTTTAATGTTAAATATCatgtgtcatgtcattatccaagccgcttatcctcacaagggttgcaggaaagcctatcccagctagcttcgggcgaaaggcggactacaccctgaactgatccccagtcagcaataaaaaatatttaactagGGATCCATCTACCAAACAGGAAAATGACACAGGGTAGCGATGTACGAGCTGGCTTCCCAAAGGCATACATGAGAAAAAgcgaaatgaagaaaatggcctGTACTATTCTGATTGTATATTCAATGGATGTTTTATTCACTTTGGATAACATTCTGTGTGCGGCCAAAGTAATTCCGACTGCTGGTCAGGCTAATGGAGCAGCGAGCTTGCATTGCCCTACTCCCCAGCTGTTTGTAAGTAAATAGTTTACTTCATTGTTCTGTCACCAATCACCCACTCCTTTTAGTTCTATTTCACGTCAGAGACTCCAGGGGAGAAAATCCCCATCTGCTGTTCCTACTGTGTGCATTTTGGCTTCTTGGGGTGGTGTGATGCGATCCAAGCATGGAGCTATAcgtttacataaaaaaatagaacaccGTGAtaaaaaatttatttaatttattagaTTAAATTAGGAAGAAAATATACCCGGGAATTTAGTAATAATACTGGTCTGTATGTTACTATCTGTATAAATAGACGTTATTTGAAGGTAAATCCCATCCGTGATCAAACGCTAATTCTAGCCAGGCCATCATCGGGGTGTTTCTATTGGCTGTTTGCATTAGCTAGTCATTTCTAAAAAAATCAAGTGTCTTGTATTTGAATATACAATGCGTGTGATTCTTTTTGTTGTGGGTCTAGTTTAACAGTAAACTACACCTGGGCACCATGAAATAGTTTAGAGCACCCTCAGGGAGTGCAGAAACTATGTGAGACACAAACATAGCACCCGCTTTAGATCGCTAACAATTTGAGAGAGAATAAATAGCACTTAATGGTGAACATGGTTCTTATGTTTCAAAGTATTGTACCGTTATCTTCAGGACAGTCGTCCTCACAGGTCTTTGACAACCCCGCGCTGTCAGCTACTGCTGCACATGAGTTACTTCCGGACCCCGCGTCCGGGTGTGGCTGATGAGGCCCAGCGAACGAAGACTCCAGGTGGTTCTTTTTGCTCTCCTCCTTTTTGTGACTGTGGTTGTTTTCTTTAAATGGAGATTTCCGTTGACAGGAAGTCGTGCTATCGGGATGAGGACGGTGCTGGGCTGACCCGGCCGTGGGGGTTGCGGGGGGCTGTTTGCTGGTGGAACTTTTCTCTTTCTGGGGTTCTGGCATTTCGCTGTCTGAACCGTCGACCGATATAGGTCCCTCGCTGTCGGAGAAGGGCTCGGCGTCCGAGTCTTCCTCCGACCTGGGTGAGTCAGGGGCATCAGGGACATTAGAGGATTCATAGTGGGTTTCCTGTAGAGAGGCTCGGATGGCGGCCTCCAGCTGGCTGTCTTCGCTGGCATCGATCAGACTCTCCTAGAACAGAAAACAAGCCTGCAGctgttaaaaacaaatcaaggaAGAACAATAGGAAGGGGGGATGTGGGGTGACCAAACTGTCATTCTGACCAAAATAAACAGTACCAAAATTATTACAGAgtgcttgatttatgagtttcATGTGTATGCCATAACGCAAATGTATACACACAATAGTATAGTCATTATTACCATAAATATTTGCGTGAAAATTCCTTTTTGGCCATAAGCAATAAACTGTACGTCATAAACCAAGGCCTCAGTTTCCCAAAGACTATCATCTTGTTGAGTTACTCCCTATCAGTGTCCTCCACTTTAGCAGGTAAAATGTATTCGTTACAGTTTACACAGGCTTCCTTCTTTAAGTTGAAAGCAAAAGAGAAACCATAAATaagaggccagcttgctagaatgtacctttatgtgcatgtgatcgacgtattggccacacctgaatcaagcgacgggatggatgataggctgatgtttttgttttttcgaaaaaaatgAGCACCCTGTCTTATATTATTGGAGGCAATAACgtccacatcattttatgtggttgGCGAAAAGGAATCATTCGTgtgaacttccatgatttttgctaaaatctcTATCAAATCTTCACATCATGATATGTATTAAATaccattgagatattgcaaggacTTTACTTTGCTACCAAACACctttttacagtaacttgaacaatagttgaataaACTATTATTCTCCCACTGTCCTGTCTGCcataacacaaaacaaaagttttagCTTTAACCATGAAATTaaacaacataaaaagaaacattcTAAGTCTACTATACAAAGGTACACCACACTATGAGAGACCCACAGAGCGTGTCCGTTTGGCGGGTGGTGCTGGGCAGGATGGAACGTCCAGCTGCCCATGCTCTGCCAGGAAGCCGGTGGCCTGCTCCAGGAAGGATGCCACATCCAGCTGGTTCCACTCAACCATTTTTTGACCTGAGATGGTGAACAAGACTTCATGGTTAAAGACGGCATTGAATCCTGGTAAATGTTTCACTCAATATCAGTtttgggttggtttttttttttttttacacacaaaaatacaatttcaagcAATTTGCCATAGAGGAACATTACCTCTCATAAACTTCcagagaaataaatgaaatatatttcttttcgATAATGTGCTTTGTCTTgggcaaaaaaatactttccttCATCAAAACCTGCATGCAAGCTATTCttgaaatgtaacattttctATGTCCCACAACTTAACATCACAAAATGAGCAGTCAAACTGTATGGCTTAGGTGGTCCATTCATAAACTCCAACGAAGTTAGGACGttgtgtaaaacaaataaatacaaaatacaataatttgcaaatccttttcaccccatattcaatagaatagtaatagtagtataatagtatataatatatatatagtatataatatataaaataataatatcataGTAGAAAAGTAATAGAAGTAGGACTGTCAAAATTAGAGCGTTAACACATGATTACATGttcgcaacaacaaaaaataccgCATTAATCGCAGATTACCCCAATTGATGCACAATTTATTTTCTGCGGATGGATATCTGAAATGCAGCCCTTGTTGCTATAAGTTCACTGATCAGGTCGTTCCTCCAGTGCAAAAGTGAGGAGTATATGTATATTTGGCATCTGTGATGAATTCAAATTCAAGTGCGAGtcatctgatttttaaaaaattaatcagTGGACAATCCTACTACAAAGACGAGctgtttaatgttcaaagtgATAAATTtggtttttgcaaatatttcacTCATTTTGATGCCCGCAACACTTCCCATTAAAGCAGGAAAAGAGGCATGTTTGTCACTGTGTTGCGTCACCTTTCTTTTAAACctcaatagatacttttcacgtgacgtcatgagtcacatgacttgtttACCACGCCCACTGGACGGCAATACTATAATACAACTCGCGTGtgttagtgatctttttgtcaatattggcttgcttataagcatCTTaaggccttttcatcatggtattttgttgtgtggcttatggttgtaaggacagacagaaaaaggggtctgacgcTACATTGTTTGtacattgtttaccttttgctgggcattcagctaatttactgtggtatcctccacagtttacatatttttacggaggtctttgggctgtcaatatgcct harbors:
- the ubxn7 gene encoding UBX domain-containing protein 7 isoform X1; amino-acid sequence: MRDIYVVVCGGKMAALGDTSVSGVNGLIQQFTAITGATESVGKHMLEACNNNLEMAVTMFLDGGVVAEEPSTSSGSAASSSRILPSDEVRAPIPQKQDILVEPEPLFGVPKRRRPARSIFDGFRDFQTETIRQEQELRNGGTVDKKLSTLADLFRPPIELMHKGSFETAKDCGQLENKWLMINIQNVQDFACQCLNRDVWSNDAVKTIIREHFIFWQVYHDSEEGQRYIQFYKLNKFPYISILDPRTGQKMVEWNQLDVASFLEQATGFLAEHGQLDVPSCPAPPAKRTRSESLIDASEDSQLEAAIRASLQETHYESSNVPDAPDSPRSEEDSDAEPFSDSEGPISVDGSDSEMPEPQKEKSSTSKQPPATPTAGSAQHRPHPDSTTSCQRKSPFKENNHSHKKEESKKNHLESSFAGPHQPHPDAGSGSNSCAAVADSAGLSKTCEDDCPEDNGPKARLMLRYPDGQREQISLSSQAKLMVLVRHVQSKGYPNECFELVTNFPRRKLTHLDYDITLQEAGLCPQETVFVQERN
- the ubxn7 gene encoding UBX domain-containing protein 7 isoform X2, which encodes MLEACNNNLEMAVTMFLDGGVVAEEPSTSSGSAASSSRILPSDEVRAPIPQKQDILVEPEPLFGVPKRRRPARSIFDGFRDFQTETIRQEQELRNGGTVDKKLSTLADLFRPPIELMHKGSFETAKDCGQLENKWLMINIQNVQDFACQCLNRDVWSNDAVKTIIREHFIFWQVYHDSEEGQRYIQFYKLNKFPYISILDPRTGQKMVEWNQLDVASFLEQATGFLAEHGQLDVPSCPAPPAKRTRSESLIDASEDSQLEAAIRASLQETHYESSNVPDAPDSPRSEEDSDAEPFSDSEGPISVDGSDSEMPEPQKEKSSTSKQPPATPTAGSAQHRPHPDSTTSCQRKSPFKENNHSHKKEESKKNHLESSFAGPHQPHPDAGSGSNSCAAVADSAGLSKTCEDDCPEDNGPKARLMLRYPDGQREQISLSSQAKLMVLVRHVQSKGYPNECFELVTNFPRRKLTHLDYDITLQEAGLCPQETVFVQERN